The proteins below come from a single Chitinophaga pinensis DSM 2588 genomic window:
- a CDS encoding precorrin-6A/cobalt-precorrin-6A reductase, whose product MILVFGGTTEGKKVAGILEEYARPYYYSTKTEIDFSTGQYGQYRHGAMTAEDLQAFCIAQDVKAIVHASHPFASVLHETIHTSAQALSLPVFRFERSYPEKQEHPLIRYVDTYKAATGWLEQHPVKKLLALTGVQTIAPLQYYWQQHATIFRILPRESSLALAKAAGFPEEDLILEMPGDDLQQASALIKQYQIGAILTKESGESGFLSTKIKAALENNIPILIVRRPVLPEAFIPVTDAASLIGHLNRLGL is encoded by the coding sequence ATGATATTAGTTTTTGGTGGAACGACGGAAGGTAAGAAAGTAGCGGGCATACTAGAGGAATATGCGCGCCCCTATTACTATTCTACCAAAACAGAGATAGATTTTTCAACTGGTCAGTATGGGCAATACCGGCATGGCGCCATGACAGCGGAAGATCTACAAGCCTTCTGTATTGCCCAGGACGTAAAAGCCATTGTACATGCCAGTCACCCGTTTGCCAGCGTACTCCACGAAACGATCCACACAAGTGCACAGGCATTGTCGCTACCGGTATTTCGTTTTGAACGCAGTTATCCTGAAAAGCAGGAACATCCGCTGATCCGGTATGTGGATACTTATAAAGCGGCGACCGGCTGGCTGGAACAGCATCCGGTAAAAAAGCTGCTGGCACTGACCGGTGTACAAACGATCGCTCCGTTGCAGTATTACTGGCAGCAACATGCGACCATCTTCCGGATATTACCCAGAGAAAGTTCGCTGGCATTGGCAAAAGCCGCCGGTTTTCCGGAGGAAGATCTTATCCTGGAGATGCCGGGAGATGATCTGCAACAGGCATCTGCCTTAATAAAACAATACCAGATCGGGGCTATCCTGACGAAAGAAAGCGGAGAATCCGGGTTTCTTTCTACCAAGATCAAGGCGGCCCTGGAAAACAATATACCGATACTGATCGTCCGGCGCCCTGTTCTACCGGAGGCATTTATTCCTGTAACGGATGCGGCATCATTAATAGGACACTTAAATCGTTTAGGGCTATGA
- a CDS encoding cobalt-precorrin-5B (C(1))-methyltransferase: MSLQEIPAGPLRQGYTTGACATACTRAALLSLITQEPISEVEITLPLGEKVTFAISSCSFNGEQATCTTVKDAGDDPDVTNGATIGVTVSFNDTLEVKFFRGEGVGIVTLPGLAIGVGEPAINPVPRKMMTDVALFLTHLYKRNKGVNIEVFVVDGVNIARKTLNSRIGILDGISILGTTGIVRPFSASAYIASITQGIDVALANNCREIVINSGGRSENILRKRFDHLAEFAFIQYGNWIGETLEKIRSVPLEKVTMGIMLGKAAKLAQGELDTHSGKSTWDKKFIHGLAKECGYSDEQCAPILELNMARRLTEIFPFTEQEPFFRTLAERCYAVCKPLVPAVDLQILLIDANDTILRF, translated from the coding sequence ATGAGTCTGCAGGAGATACCAGCCGGCCCTTTAAGACAGGGCTATACTACAGGGGCGTGCGCAACTGCATGTACCCGTGCGGCGCTGTTATCCCTGATTACACAGGAGCCAATCTCCGAAGTAGAAATCACCCTGCCGCTGGGCGAGAAGGTGACTTTTGCGATCAGCTCCTGCTCCTTTAACGGCGAACAGGCCACCTGTACTACCGTAAAAGATGCAGGAGACGATCCGGATGTGACCAATGGCGCTACGATTGGCGTGACGGTGTCCTTTAACGATACACTGGAAGTAAAGTTTTTCCGCGGAGAAGGCGTAGGCATCGTTACCCTGCCCGGACTGGCTATTGGTGTCGGCGAACCGGCTATTAATCCGGTACCCCGGAAAATGATGACGGATGTTGCCTTATTCCTGACACACCTTTATAAACGCAATAAGGGAGTTAATATCGAGGTTTTTGTCGTGGATGGTGTTAATATAGCCAGGAAGACTTTGAACAGCCGTATTGGCATCTTAGACGGCATTTCCATATTGGGCACTACGGGTATCGTGAGACCCTTTAGTGCATCTGCCTATATCGCCAGTATTACCCAGGGTATCGATGTGGCACTGGCTAATAATTGCCGGGAGATCGTGATCAACTCCGGTGGCCGTTCGGAGAATATCCTGCGGAAGCGGTTCGACCACCTAGCTGAATTCGCCTTCATACAGTACGGGAACTGGATAGGCGAAACACTGGAAAAGATCCGTAGTGTACCCCTGGAAAAGGTGACGATGGGTATCATGCTGGGTAAGGCGGCTAAGCTGGCACAGGGTGAACTGGATACCCACAGCGGGAAGTCTACCTGGGATAAAAAGTTTATACACGGGCTTGCAAAGGAATGCGGGTACAGCGACGAGCAATGCGCCCCTATTCTGGAGCTCAATATGGCCCGGCGGCTGACGGAGATATTCCCGTTCACCGAACAGGAACCTTTCTTCCGGACATTGGCCGAACGCTGCTATGCGGTTTGTAAACCGCTGGTACCGGCAGTTGATTTACAAATATTACTGATTGACGCAAACGATACTATTCTAAGATTTTAA
- a CDS encoding ATP-binding protein yields the protein MQSFPFTAIYAQDDFKLALILCMIEPGLGGVLALGDKGTGKTTTVRGLSHLMQHSLPDFPFVNLPIGATEDRVLGTVQLDTLINDRKIAIQAGLLATANHGILYIDEVNLLNDYLMDILLDASASGGYHLERDAVSHWFESKFCLVGTMNPEEGELRPQLLDRFGLSVTVHTPMDRTDRMQIVSRRLQFDADIPAFLAQYEAAEQELAERIATAREQVKQVTYDEMIQATIADACIAHKVEGLRADILLLKAARAYAAFHHRKSVTTDDVHKVMPFVLSHRSKNYSSSQNPQQQREQQSPRDEKEGDSIRIKMN from the coding sequence ATGCAATCATTTCCTTTTACAGCCATATACGCACAGGACGACTTCAAACTGGCCCTCATACTCTGTATGATAGAACCGGGCCTTGGAGGTGTACTGGCACTGGGCGACAAAGGCACCGGTAAAACGACGACCGTCAGGGGACTCAGTCACCTGATGCAGCATAGTCTGCCCGACTTCCCTTTTGTAAACCTGCCCATAGGCGCTACAGAAGACAGGGTGCTGGGCACCGTTCAACTGGATACCCTGATCAATGACAGGAAGATCGCTATTCAGGCGGGACTACTGGCTACCGCTAATCATGGTATATTGTATATCGACGAGGTCAATCTCCTGAATGATTACCTCATGGACATTCTGCTGGATGCTTCCGCCAGTGGTGGTTACCACCTGGAAAGAGATGCGGTGTCTCACTGGTTTGAAAGTAAGTTCTGCCTGGTAGGTACGATGAATCCGGAGGAAGGCGAACTGCGTCCGCAACTGCTGGACCGCTTCGGACTAAGTGTCACTGTTCATACACCCATGGACCGGACCGACCGTATGCAGATCGTGAGCCGTCGTTTACAGTTTGATGCCGACATTCCTGCTTTCCTCGCTCAATATGAGGCGGCTGAACAAGAACTTGCAGAAAGGATCGCTACTGCCAGGGAGCAGGTAAAACAAGTCACATACGACGAAATGATACAGGCAACCATCGCAGATGCCTGTATCGCACATAAAGTGGAAGGCTTACGGGCCGATATTCTGTTGCTGAAAGCAGCAAGAGCATATGCGGCTTTCCATCACCGGAAATCCGTCACCACAGACGACGTACATAAAGTGATGCCTTTTGTACTCTCCCATCGTTCAAAAAACTATTCTTCATCACAAAATCCTCAGCAGCAAAGAGAGCAGCAGTCTCCCAGGGATGAAAAGGAGGGCGATTCGATAAGGATAAAAATGAACTGA
- a CDS encoding vWA domain-containing protein, with product MQLKASPVSTRKGATIKKDNSKTGFTQRPAYARSTPKVAILKTLKHYLAHDKVEIQYKQEQAKNELYVCFLLDSSGSMMKDKQIAFIKGLVATTIARYKTRRIKYAAVALHNGTAQILSAPTLHADELLQTIAALKTGGKTNMQSGFVLLHQLMKTNTQQKASLYIFTDGKINAGNTATPFEEAVRYYKQYLSAIRETTVVDNESGFVQLGKAGELAEAIKAKLVK from the coding sequence GTGCAGCTGAAGGCCAGTCCTGTGAGTACCCGAAAGGGCGCCACAATCAAAAAGGATAACAGCAAAACAGGCTTTACACAAAGACCTGCTTACGCTCGTTCAACGCCGAAAGTCGCCATATTAAAGACGCTGAAGCATTATCTGGCACATGATAAAGTAGAGATTCAGTATAAGCAGGAACAGGCCAAAAACGAATTATATGTTTGTTTCCTGTTAGATTCCAGCGGGTCTATGATGAAAGACAAGCAAATTGCTTTTATCAAGGGTCTGGTAGCAACAACGATTGCCAGGTATAAGACCCGGCGTATAAAATATGCAGCAGTCGCCCTGCACAATGGTACGGCGCAAATATTATCTGCTCCTACCCTACATGCAGATGAACTACTTCAGACAATTGCGGCACTGAAAACCGGCGGTAAAACGAACATGCAATCCGGGTTTGTTTTGCTGCATCAGCTGATGAAAACGAATACACAGCAGAAAGCCAGTCTGTACATCTTTACGGATGGTAAGATCAATGCAGGCAATACAGCCACTCCTTTTGAAGAAGCCGTCAGGTATTATAAACAGTACCTTTCTGCTATCAGGGAGACGACTGTAGTGGATAATGAGAGCGGTTTTGTGCAATTGGGGAAGGCAGGAGAATTGGCGGAAGCGATCAAGGCGAAGCTGGTGAAATAA
- a CDS encoding bifunctional adenosylcobinamide kinase/adenosylcobinamide-phosphate guanylyltransferase has protein sequence MIHYISGGQRSGKSAYATQQALDIADNPVYLATSRIWDQDHQARIQLHKNSRDTRWENIEEEKYVSKLQLEGRTVVFDCVTLWLTNLFVDNHYDVEAALKEAKREFEQFIQQDFNLIIISNEIGMGVHASTDAGRKFADLQGWMNQYIAKKADKATLMVSGLPLTLK, from the coding sequence GTGATACACTATATCTCCGGCGGACAACGTTCCGGCAAAAGCGCTTACGCTACACAACAGGCACTGGATATTGCTGATAATCCGGTATATCTCGCTACCTCCCGTATCTGGGATCAGGATCACCAGGCCCGTATCCAATTGCATAAGAACAGTCGCGATACCCGCTGGGAGAATATTGAGGAAGAAAAGTATGTCAGCAAGCTACAGCTGGAAGGCAGGACAGTGGTCTTTGATTGCGTGACTTTATGGCTGACCAACTTATTCGTCGACAATCACTATGATGTGGAGGCTGCATTAAAAGAAGCGAAAAGGGAATTCGAGCAGTTCATACAACAGGATTTCAACCTGATCATCATCTCCAACGAAATTGGTATGGGCGTACACGCCAGCACCGATGCCGGCAGGAAGTTTGCCGATCTCCAGGGTTGGATGAACCAGTACATCGCAAAAAAAGCGGATAAGGCGACACTCATGGTATCCGGATTACCGCTGACACTCAAATAA
- the cobT gene encoding nicotinate-nucleotide--dimethylbenzimidazole phosphoribosyltransferase has protein sequence MTTFHIAPLNNDITAALQHKIDSKTKPIGSLGQLEKLALQIGRIQQTQTPALNKPTIVVFAGDHGVAHEGVSPFPQEVTYQMVFNFLQGGAAINVFTKQNGIAIKVVDAGVNFDFNQHPGLVHAKVALGTKSFLHEAAMTPAQCETAIERGAAVVKELHEQGCNVIGFGEMGIANTSAAAVIMSLLCDIPLEQCIGRGTGLDDEGLIRKKVILAESMIRHNKIEKTPLNVLSTFGGFEIAMMCGAMLQAAAAGMLILVDGFITTSALLVAAKINEQILDYCLFTHQSNEQGHSLMLAHLKAVPLLSLGMRLGEGTGAAVAYPVIQAAVSFLNEMASFESAGVSNKA, from the coding sequence ATGACTACATTCCATATTGCCCCCCTCAACAATGATATTACGGCGGCACTGCAACACAAGATAGACAGCAAAACAAAACCAATTGGCTCATTAGGACAGCTGGAAAAACTGGCTTTACAGATCGGCCGGATACAACAGACACAGACCCCTGCGCTGAATAAACCCACCATCGTTGTTTTTGCCGGCGATCACGGTGTTGCGCATGAAGGCGTGAGTCCTTTTCCACAGGAAGTGACCTATCAGATGGTCTTTAATTTCCTGCAGGGCGGCGCTGCCATCAACGTATTTACAAAGCAGAACGGTATTGCAATCAAAGTCGTAGATGCGGGTGTCAACTTTGATTTCAACCAACATCCCGGCTTGGTACATGCTAAGGTGGCTCTGGGTACCAAAAGCTTCCTGCATGAAGCAGCCATGACGCCTGCGCAATGTGAGACAGCCATTGAAAGAGGTGCCGCGGTTGTGAAAGAATTACATGAACAGGGCTGTAATGTGATCGGATTCGGGGAAATGGGCATCGCCAATACCTCCGCAGCAGCAGTAATTATGAGTCTGCTCTGTGATATTCCATTGGAACAATGTATTGGCAGAGGTACCGGACTGGATGACGAAGGGCTGATCAGGAAGAAAGTGATCCTGGCAGAATCTATGATCCGTCATAACAAAATTGAAAAAACGCCCCTGAACGTACTCAGTACTTTCGGTGGATTTGAAATAGCCATGATGTGTGGCGCCATGTTACAGGCGGCGGCAGCTGGTATGCTGATACTGGTAGATGGTTTTATCACCACATCTGCATTACTGGTCGCTGCGAAGATAAATGAGCAAATATTGGACTACTGCCTGTTCACCCACCAGTCGAACGAGCAGGGTCATAGTCTGATGCTGGCCCACCTGAAAGCTGTACCTTTATTAAGCCTGGGTATGCGCCTGGGAGAAGGTACCGGCGCTGCTGTTGCCTACCCTGTTATACAGGCTGCTGTAAGCTTCCTGAATGAAATGGCCAGCTTTGAATCGGCCGGTGTGTCCAACAAAGCATAA
- a CDS encoding adenosylcobinamide-GDP ribazoletransferase: MKKEVRIFLTALMFFTRIPVPSRIDHNTADLNKSSRYFPMVGILVGLIGAVIFAGANALFKDIFTAVILSVMATLLTTGAFHEDGLADVADGFGGGWTKQRILEIMKDSRVGAFGVIAIIMTLLLKICLLAKLALVMINTQLLPFCLLYIAAHAFSRTMPVYLLRFMAYSREDDSTSKSKPLATKISWPGFILANITGIIPLLLLIIWFHHSWLLLLVIIPCGLLTIYLSCYFSKWINGYTGDCLGATQQLNEVIFYMGILAIWNYI, from the coding sequence ATGAAGAAAGAGGTCCGCATATTTCTGACTGCATTGATGTTCTTCACCCGTATACCGGTGCCCTCGCGTATAGATCACAATACGGCTGATCTGAATAAGTCCAGCCGCTATTTTCCGATGGTGGGTATACTGGTGGGACTGATCGGCGCTGTTATCTTTGCCGGAGCAAATGCCCTGTTCAAAGATATCTTTACAGCAGTCATCCTTTCTGTGATGGCGACATTACTGACGACAGGCGCTTTCCATGAAGACGGTCTTGCTGACGTAGCGGACGGTTTTGGTGGCGGCTGGACCAAGCAGCGTATCCTGGAAATCATGAAAGATTCCCGTGTGGGCGCCTTTGGTGTAATTGCCATCATTATGACTTTACTGTTGAAGATTTGTCTGCTGGCCAAGTTGGCATTGGTTATGATCAACACACAGCTACTGCCTTTCTGCCTACTGTACATCGCCGCACATGCATTCAGCCGTACCATGCCGGTATACCTCTTACGCTTCATGGCTTATTCCCGCGAAGATGACAGCACCTCCAAAAGCAAGCCACTGGCAACAAAGATCAGCTGGCCGGGTTTCATACTGGCTAACATCACGGGGATTATACCCTTGTTACTGCTGATCATCTGGTTCCATCACTCATGGCTGCTTCTGCTGGTTATAATACCCTGCGGCCTATTGACCATCTACCTGTCCTGTTATTTCAGCAAATGGATTAACGGTTATACGGGCGATTGCCTGGGGGCAACGCAACAACTTAATGAAGTCATTTTTTACATGGGCATACTGGCAATATGGAATTACATCTGA
- a CDS encoding histidine phosphatase family protein, producing MELHLIRHIKPDYPEGHTYGQTDVPLPADYAITHAGIIERLPDHEVLYSSPLTRCKLLATAINPNHLTDARLMELNFGDWEGRKWDEIDRKELDPWMEDYNYINSAPPNGESLMTLVNRFADFVHELKQMPYERALLITHAGVIRSAMYLFNNVPLQEMMMQKVEYGGIYRFTA from the coding sequence ATGGAATTACATCTGATCAGACATATCAAACCCGACTATCCTGAAGGCCATACCTACGGACAGACAGACGTACCGCTACCGGCAGACTATGCCATCACACATGCCGGCATCATCGAACGCCTGCCGGATCATGAAGTGTTGTATAGTAGTCCGCTGACCAGGTGTAAATTGCTGGCGACCGCCATTAACCCAAACCATCTGACAGATGCACGTTTGATGGAACTGAACTTCGGCGACTGGGAGGGCAGAAAATGGGATGAGATCGATCGTAAGGAACTCGATCCCTGGATGGAGGATTATAACTATATCAACTCAGCGCCACCTAACGGAGAATCGCTGATGACCTTAGTGAATCGCTTTGCTGATTTTGTACATGAACTGAAGCAGATGCCTTACGAACGCGCATTATTAATCACACATGCAGGTGTTATCCGTTCGGCGATGTATTTGTTTAATAATGTTCCCTTGCAGGAGATGATGATGCAGAAAGTTGAATACGGCGGCATTTATCGCTTCACTGCGTGA
- a CDS encoding cob(I)yrinic acid a,c-diamide adenosyltransferase produces the protein MKIYTKKGDRGTTALFGGSRVDKDDVRVNCYGTLDEVNSTIGLLRAKLGPEHEWQPKLHKIQKDMMDMMSHLARPSDCKKENPNPKPEDGAEFCEQWIDELEAAMTSKSDYFLLPGGNEISALCHVVRTQMRRGERLLVTLMKADHVDEYISAYVNRLSDLFFILARAEMDKMGVAEEKWQLFLYKRKKQPE, from the coding sequence ATGAAGATATATACCAAGAAAGGCGACCGTGGCACCACCGCCCTATTCGGTGGCAGCCGCGTAGATAAAGACGATGTCCGCGTCAATTGTTACGGCACACTGGATGAAGTGAATTCCACTATCGGACTATTGCGTGCCAAGCTGGGTCCTGAGCATGAATGGCAACCAAAGCTGCATAAGATCCAGAAAGATATGATGGATATGATGTCGCACCTGGCCAGACCATCTGATTGCAAAAAGGAGAACCCGAATCCTAAACCGGAAGACGGTGCTGAATTCTGTGAACAATGGATCGACGAATTGGAAGCAGCTATGACGAGTAAGTCAGACTATTTCCTGCTGCCCGGCGGAAATGAGATCTCTGCTTTGTGTCATGTGGTAAGAACACAGATGCGTAGAGGAGAACGATTGCTGGTCACCCTGATGAAAGCCGACCATGTAGATGAATATATCTCTGCTTATGTCAACAGGCTTTCCGACCTGTTCTTTATACTGGCACGTGCTGAAATGGATAAAATGGGTGTGGCAGAAGAAAAGTGGCAGCTGTTTCTTTACAAAAGAAAGAAACAGCCGGAATAA